The Brassica oleracea var. oleracea cultivar TO1000 chromosome C7, BOL, whole genome shotgun sequence sequence TTTGGATCATCATTCTTTCTCAAAGCTCCAGACTTTTAGTGATAACTAGCTCCTGTTCCATAGAGAAAAGCTTCGGGTCGTCTACCGTTTCATGATCGGTTTAGGTGTTGTTATCTGCTTCTGCTGTGTTCGGTTTGTGTTGGTTTCAGACAAAGGCACTGGTCTTGGAGTTCTCTCTTCGGCTTCTCCTTTTGTTTCATGTCTCGGAACCTAGACAGTCCTGTGCAGACACAAATGGCAGTGGCGGTCTTCAAGACTCCCCTCACTGGGGGTAACAAGATGGAAGGGAATCAGCATAAACATCATCAGCAGCAGCAGAAGCTACAGAGACAGTCCTCTGGGAGAAGAGTTTTCGTCCAAACCGAAACTGGCTGTGTTCTAGGGATGGAGCTGGACCGCAGCGACAACGTCCACACAGTGAAGAGGAGGCTTCAGATTGCTCTCAACTTCCCCACCGAAGAGAGCTCTTTGACCTACGGAGACATGGTCCTCACAAACGATCTCAGCGCCGTGAGGAACGACTCTCCTCTCCTCCTGAAACGCAACTTCATGCACAGAAGCTCCTCCACTCCTTGCCTCTCACCCACCGGGAGAGATCTCCAGCAGAAAGACAGAAGCGGTCCTATAGAGATCCTCGGCCAGTCAGAGTGCTTCTCCGTTGTGAAACAAATGGTGAAAGACATTGTCAAAGCCATGAAGCTCGGCGTTGATCCTCTCCCTGTTCACAGCGGGCTTGGAGGAGCTTACTATTTCCGGAACAAGAAGGGTGATAGCGTAGCCATTGTCAAACCAACTGATGAAGAGCCCTTTGCTCCCAACAACCCAAAAGGGTTCGTTGGGAAAGCTCTCGGACAGCCTGGCTTAAAGTCTTCGGTGCGTGTCGGTGAAACGGGGTTCAGAGAAGTTGCAGCTTACCTTCTTGATTATAACCGCTTTGCTAACGTCCCTCCAACTGCTCTTGTGAAGATAACTCACTCTGTGTTCAATGTCAACGACGGTGTGAAGGGGAACAAGGCTATGAGGGAGAAGAAGCTTGTGAGTAGTAAGATTGCTTCTTTCCAGAAGTTTGTGGCTCATGACTTCGACGCTAGCGATCACGGCACTTCGAGCTTCCCTGTGGCTTCAGTGCACAGGATTGGGATACTGGACGTGAGGATCTTCAACACGGACCGTCACGGTGGGAACCTCTTGGTGAAGAAGGTCGGGACGTTTGGGGAAGTTGAGCTTATCCCGATTGATCATGGTCTCTGCTTGCCGGAGACGCTTGAGGATCCTTATTTCGAGTGGATTCATTGGCCTCAGGCGTCTATACCTTTCTCTGATGAAGAGATTGAGTATATACAGAAGCTTGATCCGGTGAAGGACTGTGAGATGCTTAAGAGAGAGCTTCCGATGATTAGAGAAGCTTGTCTGAGGGTACTTGTTCTCTGCACTGTTTTCCTTAAAGAAGCTGCTTCTTATGGGCTGTGTCTTGCGGAGATTGGTGAGATGATGACGAGAGAGTTTCGAGCGGAAGAAGAGGAGCCGAGTGAGCTCGAGGTTGTGTGTATTGAAGCCAAGAGATCAGTCACTGAACGAGATGTGTTCTCTCCAAGGTCGGATGTGATAGGAGAGGCAGAGTTTCAGTTTGATCTAGACTGTGATGAGTTAGAATCAGTCTACGGCTCCAAGATGCAACTAAACGATGACTACTTCACTAAGAACCCTTTTTCAAACGGACGTTCTTCACTAGGGAAGCTTGAAGAAAGCATCAAGGAGGAAGAAGAGGAAGATGAAGACGAAGTAGAGGACAT is a genomic window containing:
- the LOC106306021 gene encoding phosphatidylinositol 4-kinase gamma 7, with amino-acid sequence MSRNLDSPVQTQMAVAVFKTPLTGGNKMEGNQHKHHQQQQKLQRQSSGRRVFVQTETGCVLGMELDRSDNVHTVKRRLQIALNFPTEESSLTYGDMVLTNDLSAVRNDSPLLLKRNFMHRSSSTPCLSPTGRDLQQKDRSGPIEILGQSECFSVVKQMVKDIVKAMKLGVDPLPVHSGLGGAYYFRNKKGDSVAIVKPTDEEPFAPNNPKGFVGKALGQPGLKSSVRVGETGFREVAAYLLDYNRFANVPPTALVKITHSVFNVNDGVKGNKAMREKKLVSSKIASFQKFVAHDFDASDHGTSSFPVASVHRIGILDVRIFNTDRHGGNLLVKKVGTFGEVELIPIDHGLCLPETLEDPYFEWIHWPQASIPFSDEEIEYIQKLDPVKDCEMLKRELPMIREACLRVLVLCTVFLKEAASYGLCLAEIGEMMTREFRAEEEEPSELEVVCIEAKRSVTERDVFSPRSDVIGEAEFQFDLDCDELESVYGSKMQLNDDYFTKNPFSNGRSSLGKLEESIKEEEEEDEDEVEDITENAVPMITLKDSFFSSTVLSKLSTSMKNTHLSDTGRKNNTKPLTRGKSENTSSGHKSANEQLQASASFVKVADMKEDEWVLFLERFQELLGPAFAKRKTATLSKRQRLGTSCQF